The Urocitellus parryii isolate mUroPar1 chromosome 13, mUroPar1.hap1, whole genome shotgun sequence genome has a window encoding:
- the LOC144249943 gene encoding elongin-A-like, with protein MASEEVLLRAVRKLQGRLATRTRPDKLQKYLQQLSALPLTAHILQETGVRKMVKSLRHHELLGGPARDLAARWKKLALLEADPGRGPHDSQLAKEITDTGSRENSRKLGSPSRRTGHGPKKHRDLERSPRRERREDGSKKRPRLAALPAPWRSWDGCPARASGGPTGPHPMCGDHSASPEDTEPSARGRVPVEGRDGPFQATTGLPRASALHGPRGKHDLLPRARETDDQLEDPNESEPPKPGSAAEEQAERLRAAGCGLRAADSCFHCDGQPEEEFSEAPTMSFEAYLTYDERPGKKKKKAKTSAKARKAEASKRSSQHLDSAENFPPLVTAKQSAGPQPAQGQGGGARMEGVSREAAAVLPGTPSPSLWDPPSPPPDEDDDAPMSFFAPHATALSSPQKEEEAGLAGMRTNSRTPVFSGGKRDHLAHTTWLPRGSQGVADQDSLWEERALPHSPFGSALENCTPEQLYHAERCHQGTAEESDGLWRLHCGQEFKGETPKENESWREMYLRLQDAREQRLRALTSQIRSRHPQEPRGRQTKMVYFKSPVANTRKAKAKDIPPLLAKTLKDYRRVISRR; from the exons ATGGCGTCCGAGGAGGTGCTGCTGCGAGCCGTTCGCAAGCTGCAGGGGCGCCTGGCCACCAGGACCCGCCCTGACAAGCTCCAGAAATACTTGCAGCAGCTCTCCGCCTTGCCCCTCACCGCACACATCCTGCAGGAGACAGGTGTCAGAAAGATGGTCAAGAGCTTGCGCCACCACGAGCTCCTTGGCGGCCCGGCCAGGGACTTGGCGGCCCGGTGGAAGAAGCTGGCTCTTCTGGAGGCCGACCCCGGGCGTGGTCCGCACGACTCCCAACTGGCAAAGGAAATCACGGACACGGGCTCCCGAGAAAACTCGAGAAAACTCGGCAGTCCATCCCGCCGGACCGGGCACGGACCCAAAAAGCACAGAGACCTGGAGAGGTCTCCCAGGCGTGAGAGGAGAGAAGACGGGAGCAAGAAGCGCCCCCGGCTGGCAGCGTTGCCTGCACCCTGGCGCTCTTGGGATGGCTGCCCTGCTCGGGCCTCCGGGGGGCCTACCGGTCCTCATCCGATGTGCGGGGACCACTCCGCTTCCCCGGAGGACACGGAGCCCTCCGCTCGTGGCCGCGTGCCTGTCGAAGGCCGGGATGGTCCTTTTCAGGCCACCACGGGACTCCCGCGAGCAAGTGCCCTGCATGGACCCCGGGGGAAACACGACCTGCTGCCCAGAGCAAGAGAGACCGATGACCAACTCGAGGATCCCAACG aaagtgagccccCCAAGCCCGGCTCGGCTGCTGAAGAACAGGCAGAGCgcctgcgggctgcgggctgcgggctgcgggctgctgaTTCTTGCTTTCACTGTG acgGACAGCCAGAGGAGGAGTTCTCGGAGGCGCCCACCATGTCTTTCGAGGCGTACCTCACGTATGATGAGCggcctgggaagaagaagaaaaaggcgaAGACTTCGGCCAAGGCACGGAAAGCAGAAGCTTCCAAGAGGTCGAGCCAACACCTGGACTCGGCggagaactttcctcctctggtgaCTGCAAAGCAGTCGGCGGGGCCGCAGCCTGCCCAAGGCCAAGGCGGTGGGGCCAggatggaaggggtctcccgagaAGCCGCTGCGGTGCTGCCTGGCACGCCGTCCCCCAGCCTGTGGGACCCACCCAGTCCCCCtcctgatgaggatgatgatgcgcCGATGAGCTTCTTTGCACCCCATGCAACAGCGCTCTCTTcacctcagaaagaggaagaagctggcttGGCTGGAATGCGAACTAATTCCAGGACACCCGTGTTCTCTGGTGGCAAACGTGACCATCTCGCCCACACGACCTGGCTCCCACGGGGCAGCCAGGGAGTTGCAGACCAGGATTCCCTGTGGGAAGAGAGGGCGCTCCCGCATTCTCCTTTCGGGTCTGCTCTGGAGAATTGCACACCCGAGCAGCTGTACCACGCGGAGAGATGCCACCAAGGGACCGCGGAAGAGTCAGATGGGCTCTGGAGACTGCACTGTGGCCAAGAATTTAAGGGAGAAACGCCTAAGGAGAACGAGTCCTGGAGGGAGATGTACCTGCGGCTTCAGGACGCCCGAGAGCAGCGACTGCGAGCACTCACCTCCCAAATACGATCCAGACATCCTCAAGAGCCCCGAGGCCGACAAACCAAGATGGTCTATTTCAAGTCACCCG TGGCCAACACCAGAAAAGCCAAGGCTAAGGACATCCCCCCACTCTTGGCCAAGACCCTTAAGGACTACAGGAGAGTCATCTCCCGAAGATGA
- the LOC144249944 gene encoding elongin-A-like: protein MASEEVLLRAVRKLQGRLATRTRPDKLQKYLQQLSALPLTAHILQETGVRKMVKSLRHHELLGGPARDLAARWKKLALLEADPGRGPHDSQLAKEITDTGSRENSRKLGSPSRRTGHGPKKHRDLERSPRRERREDGSKKRPRLAALPAPWRSWDGCPARASGGPTGPHPMCGDHSASPEDTEPSARGRVPVEGRDGPFQATTGLPRASALHGPRGKHDLLPRARETDDQLEDPNESEPPKPGSAAEEQAERLRAAGCGLLILAFTVVGADTLSVFDGQPEEEFSEAPTMSFEAYLTYDERPGKKKKKAKTSAKARKAEASKRSSQHLDSAENFPPLVTAKQSAGPQPAQGQGGGARMEGVSREAAAVLPGTPSPSLWDPPSPPPDEDDDAPMSFFAPHATALSSPQKEEEAGFAGMRTNSRTPVFSGGKRDHLAHTTWLPRGSQGVADQDSLWEERALPHSPFGSALENCTPEQLYHAERCHQGTAEESDGLWRLHCGQEFKGETPKENESWREMYLRLQDAREQRLRALTSQIRSRHPQEPRGRQTKMVYFKSPVANTRKAKAKDIPPLLAKTLKDYRRVISRR from the exons ATGGCGTCCGAGGAGGTGCTGCTGCGAGCCGTTCGCAAGCTGCAGGGGCGCCTGGCCACCAGGACCCGCCCTGACAAGCTCCAGAAATACTTGCAGCAGCTCTCCGCCTTGCCCCTCACCGCACACATCCTGCAGGAGACAGGTGTCAGAAAGATGGTCAAGAGCTTGCGCCACCACGAGCTCCTTGGCGGCCCGGCCAGGGACTTGGCGGCCCGGTGGAAGAAGCTGGCTCTTCTGGAGGCCGACCCCGGGCGTGGTCCGCACGACTCCCAACTGGCAAAGGAAATCACGGACACGGGCTCCCGAGAAAACTCGAGAAAACTCGGCAGTCCATCCCGCCGGACCGGGCACGGACCCAAAAAGCACAGAGACCTGGAGAGGTCTCCCAGGCGTGAGAGGAGAGAAGACGGGAGCAAGAAGCGCCCCCGGCTGGCAGCGTTGCCTGCACCCTGGCGCTCTTGGGATGGCTGCCCTGCTCGGGCCTCCGGGGGGCCTACCGGTCCTCATCCGATGTGCGGGGACCACTCCGCTTCCCCGGAGGACACGGAGCCCTCCGCTCGTGGCCGCGTGCCTGTCGAAGGCCGGGATGGTCCTTTTCAGGCCACCACGGGACTCCCGCGAGCAAGTGCCCTGCATGGACCCCGGGGGAAACACGACCTGCTGCCCAGAGCAAGAGAGACCGATGACCAACTCGAGGATCCCAACG aaagtgagccccCCAAGCCCGGCTCGGCTGCTGAAGAACAGGCAGAGCgcctgcgggctgcgggctgcgggctgctgaTTCTTGCTTTCACTGTGGTTGGTGCTGATACCCTTTCCGTTttcg acgGACAGCCAGAGGAGGAGTTCTCGGAGGCGCCCACCATGTCTTTCGAGGCGTACCTCACGTATGATGAGCggcctgggaagaagaagaaaaaggcgaAGACTTCGGCCAAGGCACGGAAAGCAGAAGCTTCCAAGAGGTCGAGCCAACACCTGGACTCGGCggagaactttcctcctctggtgaCTGCAAAGCAGTCGGCGGGGCCGCAGCCTGCCCAAGGCCAAGGCGGTGGGGCCAggatggaaggggtctcccgagaAGCCGCTGCGGTGCTGCCTGGCACGCCGTCCCCCAGCCTGTGGGACCCACCCAGTCCCCCtcctgatgaggatgatgatgcgcCGATGAGCTTCTTTGCACCCCATGCAACAGCGCTCTCTTcacctcagaaagaggaagaagctggcttcGCTGGAATGCGAACTAATTCCAGGACACCCGTGTTCTCTGGTGGCAAACGTGACCATCTCGCCCACACGACCTGGCTCCCACGGGGCAGCCAGGGAGTTGCAGACCAGGATTCCCTGTGGGAAGAGAGGGCGCTCCCGCATTCTCCTTTCGGGTCTGCTCTGGAGAATTGCACACCCGAGCAGCTGTACCACGCGGAGAGATGCCACCAAGGGACCGCGGAAGAGTCAGATGGGCTCTGGAGACTGCACTGTGGCCAAGAATTTAAGGGAGAAACGCCTAAGGAGAACGAGTCCTGGAGGGAGATGTACCTGCGGCTTCAGGACGCCCGAGAGCAGCGACTGCGAGCACTCACCTCCCAAATACGATCCAGACATCCTCAAGAGCCCCGAGGCCGACAAACCAAGATGGTCTATTTCAAGTCACCCG TGGCCAACACCAGAAAAGCCAAGGCTAAGGACATCCCCCCACTCTTGGCCAAGACCCTTAAGGACTACAGGAGAGTCATCTCCCGAAGATGA
- the LOC144249945 gene encoding elongin-A-like, with translation MASEEVLLRAVRKLQGRLATRTRPDKLQKDLQQLSALPLTAHILQETGVRKMVKSLRHHELLGGPARDLAARWKKLALLEADPGRGPHDSQLAKEITDTGSRENSRKLGSPSRRTGHGPKKHRDLERSPRRERREDGSKKRPRLAALPAPWRSWDGCPARASGGPTGPHPMCGDHSASPEDTEPSARGRVPVEGRDGPFQATTGLPRASALHGPRGKHDLLPRARETDDQLEDPNESEPPKPGSAAEEQAERLRAAGCGLRAADSCFHCDGQPEEEFSEAPTMSFEAYLTYDERPGKKKKKAKTSAKARKAEASKRSSQHLDSAENFPPLVTAKQSAGPQPAQGQGGGARMEGVSREAAAVLPGTPSPSLWDPPSPPPDEDDDAPMSFFAPHATALSSPQKEEEAGFAGMRTNSRTPVFSGGKRDHLAHTTWLPRGSQGVADQDSLWEERALPHSPFGSALDNCTPEQLYHAERCHQGTAEESDGLWRLHCGQEFKGETPKENESWREMYLRLQDAREQRLRALTSQIRSRHPQEPRGRQTKMVYFKSPVANTRKAKAKDIPPLLAKTLKDYRRVISRR, from the exons ATGGCGTCCGAGGAGGTGCTGCTGCGAGCCGTTCGCAAGCTGCAGGGGCGCCTGGCCACCAGGACCCGCCCTGACAAGCTCCAGAAAGACTTGCAGCAGCTCTCCGCCTTGCCCCTCACCGCACACATCCTGCAGGAGACAGGTGTCAGAAAGATGGTCAAGAGCTTGCGCCACCACGAGCTCCTTGGCGGCCCGGCCAGGGACTTGGCGGCCCGGTGGAAGAAGCTGGCTCTTCTGGAGGCCGACCCCGGGCGTGGTCCGCACGACTCCCAACTGGCAAAGGAAATCACGGACACGGGCTCCCGAGAAAACTCGAGAAAACTCGGCAGTCCATCCCGCCGGACCGGGCACGGACCCAAAAAGCACAGAGACCTGGAGAGGTCTCCCAGGCGTGAGAGGAGAGAAGACGGGAGCAAGAAGCGCCCCCGGCTGGCAGCGTTGCCTGCACCCTGGCGCTCTTGGGATGGCTGCCCTGCTCGGGCCTCCGGGGGGCCTACCGGTCCTCATCCGATGTGCGGGGACCACTCCGCTTCCCCGGAGGACACGGAGCCCTCCGCTCGTGGCCGCGTGCCTGTCGAAGGCCGGGATGGTCCTTTTCAGGCCACCACGGGACTCCCGCGAGCAAGTGCCCTGCATGGACCCCGGGGGAAACACGACCTGCTGCCCAGAGCAAGAGAGACCGATGACCAACTCGAGGATCCCAACG aaagtgagccccCCAAGCCCGGCTCGGCTGCTGAAGAACAGGCAGAGCgcctgcgggctgcgggctgcgggctgcgggctgctgaTTCTTGCTTTCACTGTG acgGACAGCCAGAGGAGGAGTTCTCGGAGGCGCCCACCATGTCTTTCGAGGCGTACCTCACGTATGATGAGCggcctgggaagaagaagaaaaaggcgaAGACTTCGGCCAAGGCACGGAAAGCAGAAGCTTCCAAGAGGTCGAGCCAACACCTGGACTCGGCggagaactttcctcctctggtgaCTGCAAAGCAGTCGGCGGGGCCGCAGCCTGCCCAAGGCCAAGGCGGTGGGGCCAggatggaaggggtctcccgagaAGCCGCTGCGGTGCTGCCTGGCACGCCGTCCCCCAGCCTGTGGGACCCACCCAGTCCCCCtcctgatgaggatgatgatgcgcCGATGAGCTTCTTTGCACCCCATGCAACAGCGCTCTCTTcacctcagaaagaggaagaagctggcttcGCTGGAATGCGAACTAATTCCAGGACACCCGTGTTCTCTGGTGGCAAACGTGACCATCTCGCCCACACGACCTGGCTCCCACGGGGCAGCCAGGGAGTTGCAGACCAGGATTCCCTGTGGGAAGAGAGGGCGCTCCCGCATTCTCCTTTCGGGTCTGCTCTGGACAATTGCACACCCGAGCAGCTGTACCACGCGGAGAGATGCCACCAAGGGACCGCGGAAGAGTCAGATGGGCTCTGGAGACTGCACTGTGGCCAAGAATTTAAGGGAGAAACGCCTAAGGAGAACGAGTCCTGGAGGGAGATGTACCTGCGGCTTCAGGACGCCCGAGAGCAGCGACTGCGAGCACTCACCTCCCAAATACGATCCAGACATCCTCAAGAGCCCCGAGGCCGACAAACCAAGATGGTCTATTTCAAGTCACCCG TGGCCAACACCAGAAAAGCCAAGGCTAAGGACATCCCCCCACTCTTGGCCAAGACCCTTAAGGACTACAGGAGAGTCATCTCCCGAAGATGA
- the LOC144249946 gene encoding elongin-A-like, with product MASEEVLLRAVRKLQGRLATRTRPDKLQKDLQQLSALPLTAHILQETGVRKMVKSLRHHELLGGPARDLAARWKKLALLEADPGRGPHDSQLAKEITDTGSRENSRKLGSPSRRTGHGPKKHRDLERSPRRERREDGSKKRPRLAALPAPWRSWDGCPARASGGPTGPHPMCGDHSASPEDTEPSARGRVPVEGRDGPFQATTGLPRASALHGPRGKHDLLPRARETDDQLEDPNESEPPKPGSAAEEQAERLRAAGCGLRAADSCFHCDGQPEEEFSEAPTMSFEAYLTYDERPGKKKKKAKTSAKARKAEASKRSSQHLDSAENFPPLVTAKQSAGPQPAQGQGGGARMEGVSREAAAVLPGTPSPSLWDPPSPPPDEDDDAPMSFFAPHATALSSPQKEEEAGFAGMRTNSRTPVFSGGKRDHLAHTTWLPRGSQGVADQDSLWEERALPHSPFGSALDNCTPEQLYHAERCHQGTAEESDGLWRLHCGQEFKGETPKENESWREMYLRLQDAREQRLRALTSQIRSRHPQEPRGRQTKMVYFKSPASFLLGQRQAQVLPAEARRPEDQKHTRPAALGAAPARPEQAASRCQGPDTPAER from the exons ATGGCGTCCGAGGAGGTGCTGCTGCGAGCCGTTCGCAAGCTGCAGGGGCGCCTGGCCACCAGGACCCGCCCTGACAAGCTCCAGAAAGACTTGCAGCAGCTCTCCGCCTTGCCCCTCACCGCACACATCCTGCAGGAGACAGGTGTCAGAAAGATGGTCAAGAGCTTGCGCCACCACGAGCTCCTTGGCGGCCCGGCCAGGGACTTGGCGGCCCGGTGGAAGAAGCTGGCTCTTCTGGAGGCCGACCCCGGGCGTGGTCCGCACGACTCCCAACTGGCAAAGGAAATCACGGACACGGGCTCCCGAGAAAACTCGAGAAAACTCGGCAGTCCATCCCGCCGGACCGGGCACGGACCCAAAAAGCACAGAGACCTGGAGAGGTCTCCCAGGCGTGAGAGGAGAGAAGACGGGAGCAAGAAGCGCCCCCGGCTGGCAGCGTTGCCTGCACCCTGGCGCTCTTGGGATGGCTGCCCTGCTCGGGCCTCCGGGGGGCCTACCGGTCCTCATCCGATGTGCGGGGACCACTCCGCTTCCCCGGAGGACACGGAGCCCTCCGCTCGTGGCCGCGTGCCTGTCGAAGGCCGGGATGGTCCTTTTCAGGCCACCACGGGACTCCCGCGAGCAAGTGCCCTGCATGGGCCCCGGGGGAAACACGACCTGCTGCCCAGAGCAAGAGAGACCGATGACCAACTCGAGGATCCCAACG aaagtgagccccCCAAGCCCGGCTCGGCTGCTGAAGAACAGGCAGAGCgcctgcgggctgcgggctgcgggctgcgggctgctgaTTCTTGCTTTCACTGTG acgGACAGCCAGAGGAGGAGTTCTCGGAGGCGCCCACCATGTCTTTCGAGGCGTACCTCACGTATGATGAGCggcctgggaagaagaagaaaaaggcgaAGACTTCGGCCAAGGCACGGAAAGCAGAAGCTTCCAAGAGGTCGAGCCAACACCTGGACTCGGCggagaactttcctcctctggtgaCTGCAAAGCAGTCGGCGGGGCCGCAGCCTGCCCAAGGCCAAGGCGGTGGGGCCAggatggaaggggtctcccgagaAGCCGCTGCGGTGCTGCCTGGCACGCCGTCCCCCAGCCTGTGGGACCCACCCAGTCCCCCtcctgatgaggatgatgatgcgcCGATGAGCTTCTTTGCACCCCATGCAACAGCGCTCTCTTcacctcagaaagaggaagaagctggcttcGCTGGAATGCGAACTAATTCCAGGACACCCGTGTTCTCTGGTGGCAAACGTGACCATCTCGCCCACACGACCTGGCTCCCACGGGGCAGCCAGGGAGTTGCAGACCAGGATTCCCTGTGGGAAGAGAGGGCGCTCCCGCATTCTCCTTTCGGGTCTGCTCTGGACAATTGCACACCCGAGCAGCTGTACCACGCGGAGAGATGCCACCAAGGGACCGCGGAAGAGTCAGATGGGCTCTGGAGACTGCACTGTGGCCAAGAATTTAAGGGAGAAACGCCTAAGGAGAACGAGTCCTGGAGGGAGATGTACCTGCGGCTTCAGGACGCCCGAGAGCAGCGACTGCGAGCACTCACCTCCCAAATACGATCCAGACATCCTCAAGAGCCCCGAGGCCGACAAACCAAGATGGTCTATTTCAAGTCACCCG cctcaTTCCTTCTGGGACAGCGCCAGGCACAGGTGCTTCCAGCTGAGGCCCGGCGCCCTGAGGACCAGAAGCACACCCGCCCAGCGGCGCTCGGGGCAGCACCAGCGCGCCCGGAACAAGCGGCCAGCCGTTGCCAGGGCCCCGATACCCCGGCAGAGCGATAG
- the LOC144249947 gene encoding elongin-A-like, whose product MASEEVLLRAVRKLQGRLATRTRPDKLQKYLQQLSALPLTAHILQETGVRKMVKSLRHHELLGGPARDLAARWKKLALLEADPGRGPHDSQLAKEITDTGSRENSRKLGSPSRRTGHGPKKHRDLERSPRRERREDGSKKRPRLAALPAPWRSWDGCPARASGGPTGPHPMCGDHSASPEDTEPSARGRVPVEGRDGPFQATTGLPRASALHGPRGKHDLLPRARETDDQLEDPNESEPPKPGSAAEEQAERLRAAGCGLLILAFTVVGADTLSVFDGQPEEEFSEAPTMSFEAYLTYDERPGKKKKKAKTSAKARKAEASKRSSQHLDSAENFPPLVTAKQSAGPQPAQGQGGGARMEGVSREAAAVLPGTPSPSLWDPPSPPPDEDDDAPMSFFAPHATALSSPQKEEEAGFAGMRTNSRTPVFSGGKRDHLAHTTWLPRGSQGVADQDSLWEERALPHSPFGSALDNCTPEQLYHAERCHQGTAEESDGLWRLHCGQEFKGETPKENESWREMYLRLQDAREQRLRALTSQIRSRHPQEPRGRQTKMVYFKSPVANTRKAKAKDIPPLLAKTLKDYRRVISRR is encoded by the exons ATGGCGTCCGAGGAGGTGCTGCTGCGAGCCGTTCGCAAGCTGCAGGGGCGCCTGGCCACCAGGACCCGCCCTGACAAGCTCCAGAAATACTTGCAGCAGCTCTCCGCCTTGCCCCTCACCGCACACATCCTGCAGGAGACAGGTGTCAGAAAGATGGTCAAGAGCTTGCGCCACCACGAGCTCCTTGGCGGCCCGGCCAGGGACTTGGCGGCCCGGTGGAAGAAGCTGGCTCTTCTGGAGGCCGACCCCGGGCGTGGTCCGCACGACTCCCAACTGGCAAAGGAAATCACGGACACGGGCTCCCGAGAAAACTCGAGAAAACTCGGCAGTCCATCCCGCCGGACCGGGCACGGACCCAAAAAGCACAGAGACCTGGAGAGGTCTCCCAGGCGTGAGAGGAGAGAAGACGGGAGCAAGAAGCGCCCCCGGCTGGCAGCGTTGCCTGCACCCTGGCGCTCTTGGGATGGCTGCCCTGCTCGGGCCTCCGGGGGGCCTACCGGTCCTCATCCGATGTGCGGGGACCACTCCGCTTCCCCGGAGGACACGGAGCCCTCCGCTCGTGGCCGCGTGCCTGTCGAAGGCCGGGATGGTCCTTTTCAGGCCACCACGGGACTCCCGCGAGCAAGTGCCCTGCATGGGCCCCGGGGGAAACACGACCTGCTGCCCAGAGCAAGAGAGACCGATGACCAACTCGAGGATCCCAACG aaagtgagccccCCAAGCCCGGCTCGGCTGCTGAAGAACAGGCAGAGCgcctgcgggctgcgggctgcgggctgctgaTTCTTGCTTTCACTGTGGTTGGTGCTGATACCCTTTCCGTTttcg atGGACAGCCAGAGGAGGAGTTCTCGGAGGCGCCCACCATGTCTTTCGAGGCGTACCTCACGTATGATGAGCggcctgggaagaagaagaaaaaggcgaAGACTTCGGCCAAGGCACGGAAAGCAGAAGCTTCCAAGAGGTCGAGCCAACACCTGGACTCGGCggagaactttcctcctctggtgaCTGCAAAGCAGTCGGCGGGGCCGCAGCCTGCCCAAGGCCAAGGCGGTGGGGCCAggatggaaggggtctcccgagaAGCCGCTGCGGTGCTGCCTGGCACGCCGTCCCCCAGCCTGTGGGACCCACCCAGTCCCCCtcctgatgaggatgatgatgcgcCGATGAGCTTCTTTGCACCCCATGCAACAGCGCTCTCTTcacctcagaaagaggaagaagctggcttcGCTGGAATGCGAACTAATTCCAGGACACCCGTGTTCTCTGGTGGCAAACGTGACCATCTCGCCCACACGACCTGGCTCCCACGGGGCAGCCAGGGAGTTGCAGACCAGGATTCCCTGTGGGAAGAGAGGGCGCTCCCGCATTCTCCTTTCGGGTCTGCTCTGGACAATTGCACACCCGAGCAGCTGTACCACGCGGAGAGATGCCACCAAGGGACCGCGGAAGAGTCAGATGGGCTCTGGAGACTGCACTGTGGCCAAGAATTTAAGGGAGAAACGCCTAAGGAGAACGAGTCCTGGAGGGAGATGTACCTGCGGCTTCAGGACGCCCGAGAGCAGCGACTGCGAGCACTCACCTCCCAAATACGATCCAGACATCCTCAAGAGCCCCGAGGCCGACAAACCAAGATGGTCTATTTCAAGTCACCCG TGGCCAACACCAGAAAAGCCAAGGCTAAGGACATCCCCCCACTCTTGGCCAAGACCCTTAAGGACTACAGGAGAGTCATCTCCCGAAGATGA